CTTTACAGATTTCGTTTGGAGATATGGTATTTACAAGCTGAGAGAAACATGACAAACATCCGAAACACTCTTTGAGTATTGTGGGAAATAAATTCTAATGCTCCTCGTTAAGAAAAAAGATAACAGACATGTTCTCCAGCAGGCGAAAGAACTCAGTCTTCACCTGATGGAGCTTCCTCCTCAGAAACATCGTCCTTTGCCtctttctcattctcattctccttctccttctcctcctcttcctccaccttTTCTCCGTTATCAGTGTTTTCCTCTCCTTCGGCGCCGCTTTCGTCATCCTGCGTCTTCTTGGGGGCAGACGACTCCTTTTGGTTTTCCTCCTGTGcctcgtcctcttcctcctcctccttgttGCTCTCGATCTCTTCATCTTCGGCTTTAGGCGAGGCCTTCTTCACAACTCTCTTCACCTTCGTCTGACGTTTTCCTCTCCTCTTCTTGGGCCCTCGGGTCGCTGCAAACAGATAATTGATGTCATTACTGTAACTGTGGAAGTGATTCATTTTGAAGGTATTACAGTCGACCTTTCTGATGGTAGGATTATGGGTGGCTTTACCTGAAGCCCTTATCTTGGGTTTAGGGGATTTCTTGTCTTTGCTTCTCCTGCTCACTTTTGAGTTCTTCCGTTTCGGACGGCCATAATCGCTGTCATCATCGTCATCCTCCACCGTGAAGTCTTCATCACTGCCTGAATCTTCTATGAGGAGAAGAGGGAAGTATAAATAGATCAGCAAGTATCTAACTGTTTGCTAAAATGTGAAGGTCAGTGTTCTTGAAAGATTTTGTCTCCAACAATAATACTCCTCATACCCCCAGTGTAAACATCACTgtcgtcttcctcctcctctttcttttcctcctcatcctcactgcCTCCATCCCCAAGGAGAATCTCCCTCTGTTTGGATGCAGCTTTAGTGGCAGCCTGACGCACCTGACGACCCTTCTTCCTCACAACCTTACCATCATCATCACTGTCATCTGTGCGGCAAAGAGCAGGTGCATGGTTAATTAACACAATCTGAAATTTAGGAAAATATGCATTAGCATGCAAAATGCATAAACAAGCATGAAAATGTTACTGAGGTTTAGTGCGGTTAAGTGAATAAAAGCAAATTAATTCAATTGGCAACATTACAGCTGAGGGCAGACTGacaaaattgcattttaacaGCATTAAGAGCGAATGAAGAAATACATGACATTTAACTATTATTTCTAATACATATTACATAGAAATGAAaagataatgtttatttttaacattatacacTACTAGTCAAACAAATCTATATTTCACTTATTTGGGATGTTAAAATCTTTACTGTTTACTATTTGAATAATTAACTCAGAAAGAGTTTTAAGCAATATTTGCTTAATTGCCACCAGATTTAATATAGTAaacttaaacaataaaataataaaagattcttgttgccaaaacaacatttcttattttcatttagtttaacttgatgtgatGTGCTAATAATAATTCAAACTAAAGCCAAGtagatatatatacactatagacatattaaaatcttattaaaaaaataacaaaaacaaaacataattgcTACAACTTTAACTCGAAAAacgaaaaacagaaaaaacaaacaaaacggttttaaaaaatacaaaagtatcTCAATGATTCTAAAATAATACAGACTTGAAAAATACaagtcattattttcattttacttagATTTTAggtttatgtttatatttcatataatatattcaatatttaatgAAGAAGTTCATATTTAAGAACATTATAAGGCAGAAAGTAGCTTAACCCATCCAAGATGTCAGAAATGACTGACTGACTttatgtaatgaatgaatgaagctgtccttcagtgtTTATATTGGTAATACCTGCAGGCCTTTTTCGTTTAGCTGTTGCCTGTCTCCCTCTGCTGGCCTCTTTAGCATCAAAATCACTGTCACCAgcatcatcctcctcttcctcatcctccccATAGTCATTGTCATCATCACTACAATCCTCTGGAATATGAGAGAATGTGTCAGAACATTCAACAACCGAATAAacaagtatttttaaataaaatatttgaatataaaatcCTGATgggaaataatagtaaaaaaatttataattaagtaaaataaaaatgtacttactcTTGCGGTCCTTGATTCGAGAATCATCACTACATAAGAAGAGatacagcatttattttcaaGGGTATATAAAATAATTCAGACAAAATAAAGACACcattaatctaaataaaataaaacatgctaaTGAATATGTATGCAGCTCATAAATAACATTCCAAATGGAGGAGCGCTaaaacaaatgcatgcaaatatgACAGTGGTGcttaaactgaaatatcacacttTTACAACCACTATTTATCATTTCTTTCGTAGAGATGCTAcatatttactatttaaaaatgtgataataattcAAACAGACTTACCTGCGTTTTACAGAGATTTTCTCAGGTCGAGCCGATTCTCTTCCATATTCCTCATCTGTAAGAAATCATTCAGTTGAATCAGGTTAGGAAACAGCATGACTTCAAAACACTGCATCTTCTAAACCATTAATACAGCACGGTGTCATTATTTAACATTAGGACTCATTTTCCATTCGTGTTTTATTTTAAGCACTTTCATGACTTTTCCAAACCTGGAGGAAAACACTTAAAAATCCCCTGTTATTTCCTGACTGTGACTGTGGGAACCCTGTACAGTGGGACAGAAGGATGACGTATGGAACAGGATATTTGCATTAGAGGAGTTTACCTGCATCGTCAGACTCCTGGAATTGTGCATAGTCAACAACCCTTTTATTCCTGTGCACAAAAGAACATGAAAGGACAAGTAAGTGACCCACAAGAGAACAAACAAACATTCAGCAGAATATGTTTATAAATCATTTATCATCTATGACCTAAAAATCAGTTCACAACAGGGGTCTTTAATCTATGGCACAATATTAATGCATATATATGCTTCGATGCaatgtaaataaacataaaatactaaTGAATGATGTACAtttcaaatgtactttttaatGCGAGATGAACGATAAAACATTTAGCTTTGGCAGGAAACAAATGCAGGTTATTGCACCTTAAAAAACAACCTGATCTGAATGCAGCAGAACTTCTCTCTAAAAAGCTTAATCGCATCGAAtctgtaataaatattttaaatggttgCGGATATATTATTACTGAAAAGTTGTATTCATCCTCCATATAGCAACAGAGCTGTCACTCCTTTTATTTAAAGCTGTGCAGCTTGACTGAAGGGGCAGAGGAGCCAGGGGTGCCATGTTGGAGTAGGTTAATTGCCAATAGCATCAGTGTTTGTGTTCGCAGAGGGGCACTGAACTACAGGCCCTGCGGGTCAGATTATATCCACTGCCCACAGGAGGACCCCCTCAGTCCATAACTTATACCGACGCGTCCGACATTCCTTCCCGAGCTCCTGGAGTCTGACAGATGATAAACAGCATGTTGCCAGTGTTAACGTCACTTGAGCTCGCTGGTTCATATCAACGCTACGAAAACAACAAGGgtgcatttaaatatatgtttatcgCGAAACGTAAACACGTTTATTAATTACCTAGGGGCCTTAATTGCTGATTGAAGACAGATCCAACCCTAAAGTGCATTCATTACAAACAAGTTTGCAGGAGAAATGGCTCAAGTCGTGCATGTGAAGTAATGGCGCGCATTGCGCTGCTCAAACACGCGCGCGCCGCTGAACTAACACTAATGCTCACGGGGCTAACTGAGGAAAACACGTGAAACTTTCACCGTAATAGCTTATTAGTACACCACACTTTCGCTAAATGACGAGGTAATTGTAAAgccaatgttttgttgttgttgtttgtttggggTGGGGGGCAATAATGGCTAGCTGCTTGTTTTTGTATAACAGTAACGTAATTAGTCATCAGCGTGAACTACTATCCAGCTTTTATCTGCTTGCGGTTAGCATACGTAAGTCTGGGGATGCCGAGACCGATGCAGTCATgttttcaatgaaaataaatctaAACATGTATAAAGAGATGGAAATCTACGTGTTAAAGTGTGATTTCGGCTGTTTTGGATTGCAATGTAAACACGCGCAGAAAAACGCTGGTTAGCCACTTAGCATTTAGCAAACATGGAGAGACCCACAAACAGATCGCATCATGTGCGAAACCGCGATTGCTGTAGAGCAGGAGACGACAAACGAAACGCGCTTACCTTGAAGGTCTCGCCATTCTGCACACAGATTAAGAGACTTTGCTATTCCAACCTGCAGTTTAATTTGAAAACCAATGTGCTGGCTTGCAGTGCTAGCTTTTTGCAGCTGAAGTCCAGGTGTCTGCTGCTGGGAAGATCTTTCTGTAGCACGGAGCTGTGCGAAACTACTCGAATGCAATGCAAACTGCACTAAAGAGGCCCAAACTGTGTGCGATCTAAAGCATCTGTTTGCACAACGCGTTGGTCTGTGTGGGTAGAAAATGTTGAAGTATCCACAGGCCGAATTGACCTGGTTAAGCCTGCTGTCGAATAGAAGCTAACTAATTATCTGCTGCCTGGCCTCCCAGCCAGGAGTCTTTTATGAGTAAAAGTGGGATGGGAGTCTGAAGAACACAAAATCGCTGCAAACCTGGATTGGATGACCGCACTCAGCAACAGTCCTTTACTACCCACTCATTCACATAGAAAGATGGTTAATCAGTTGATtagattaatttattaaaactatttcCAAATCCTGTTTAGTCTGATAATGTTATTACTGTGCAATAGTGAAGCTAGACTCGTTCAATCTGTGTAATAAACATATTAAACTTTTAGGGGTGTATCCAATATCACCAGAGTCATAGGCATTTATGCACATTCATTCTGATTTAAAGGGGGTTAGGGAAACTGAGATTGCTGAGGAATGGAGGCAACAGGtgtgtaatgttttatttcagagACATTTGACTTGCTCATCAGCCATGttattaaaacacacaaagagtGTGAACATTGCCTAATCGTTCCAGATTTTCATGTTTATTAGTTCAGTAATAAGTGCTTATACTAGTCTGGGTCAAACACCAGACTAGCTGCACATTGCTGGAAATAGAGAAGTGCTTGTCAGAGGGTTGAGGGGACAAAAACATTTTCTCACAGCTAAAAGGAAAACACTTTAAACCATTGCTACTGAGACAGTGTGAAAATGTTCCCCTCACTGGTAGATTCATATTGAACCAATGAAGGTTTAACTCTGATGGTATTTGGAAATCTAGCAAAGGATAGGCatgaaattatttgaatattattatttgagaattaaaaataataaccttGATAATTAAAAGagattatgaaaaaaatgtgtcCTATGATGATGTAATTAAAATATAGCTAAGTTCTTAAGGGCGTTGAACTTTGAAGGTTTCAGTTTACCTGgttatatttatattgtgtaataACAATTGTAACAACATATTTCTGAATGGGGTTGTTTTTCTGGTCATAAATTAGCTTTGACATTCTGTGTGAAATGGAACCAGTTTTGAAGAAGAGTGAATAAAAATGAAG
This Carassius gibelio isolate Cgi1373 ecotype wild population from Czech Republic chromosome A23, carGib1.2-hapl.c, whole genome shotgun sequence DNA region includes the following protein-coding sequences:
- the LOC127944978 gene encoding nuclear ubiquitous casein and cyclin-dependent kinase substrate 1 isoform X1 codes for the protein MARPSRNKRVVDYAQFQESDDADEEYGRESARPEKISVKRSDDSRIKDRKKDCSDDDNDYGEDEEEEDDAGDSDFDAKEASRGRQATAKRKRPADDSDDDGKVVRKKGRQVRQAATKAASKQREILLGDGGSEDEEEKKEEEEDDSDVYTGEDSGSDEDFTVEDDDDDSDYGRPKRKNSKVSRRSKDKKSPKPKIRASATRGPKKRRGKRQTKVKRVVKKASPKAEDEEIESNKEEEEEDEAQEENQKESSAPKKTQDDESGAEGEENTDNGEKVEEEEEKEKENENEKEAKDDVSEEEAPSGED
- the LOC127944978 gene encoding nuclear ubiquitous casein and cyclin-dependent kinase substrate 1 isoform X2 encodes the protein MARPSRNKRVVDYAQFQESDDADEEYGRESARPEKISVKRSDDSRIKDRKKDCSDDDNDYGEDEEEEDDAGDSDFDAKEASRGRQATAKRKRPADDSDDDGKVVRKKGRQVRQAATKAASKQREILLGDGGSEDEEEKKEEEEDDSDVYTGDSGSDEDFTVEDDDDDSDYGRPKRKNSKVSRRSKDKKSPKPKIRASATRGPKKRRGKRQTKVKRVVKKASPKAEDEEIESNKEEEEEDEAQEENQKESSAPKKTQDDESGAEGEENTDNGEKVEEEEEKEKENENEKEAKDDVSEEEAPSGED